In Tursiops truncatus isolate mTurTru1 chromosome 19, mTurTru1.mat.Y, whole genome shotgun sequence, a genomic segment contains:
- the ZNF175 gene encoding zinc finger protein 175: protein MPTQLQAPGKSGAVSKRDQELKPGKDMLADVNLPQRPQVLGSEERDGSCEGSVSFEDVTIDFSREEWQQLDPAQRRLYQDVMLEIYSHLFSVGYRIPNPEIIFRMEKRKEQWMREAELPRQRYHEGESGLETLQWEISETASFHNEMLDEVTRDGTWCSILEKLWEEADQTKRDQKNQSKPSHQGAFLNKKKLNTERDRNYKDPGKIIHARPHLVSSQKRPRKRCSRAKSLKPNLEVNHQNQSNTTEYLDEMVESGQLFTHSSSSASCKNTHTGENFCEGNSCTKGFGHKQSFTQHQVHTQEKPDKCTECGRDFTQKSHLLEQQRFHSVENLQECGKCGRAFTPQPKLGVYVTDHTGNIPYICKECGKVFVQRPELVTHQKTHTRKKPHKCHECGKAFFQMLSLFRHQKTHTREKLYECNECGKGFSQNSTLSIHQKIHTGERQYVCSECGKAFTQKSTLSLHQRIHSGDKSYVCIECGQAFIQKAHLIVHQRSHTGEKPYQCHNCGKSFISKSQLDIHHRIHTGEKPYECSDCGKTFTQKSHLNIHQKIHTGERHHVCSECGKAFNQKSILSMHQRIHTGEKPYKCSDCGKAFTSKSQFREHQRIHTGEKPYVCTACGKAFNGRSNFHKHQMTHSRERTFACYKCGHTFTQKSELITHQRTHIGEKPYECCDCGKSFSRKPQLKVHQRIHTGERPYMCSKCGKSFNNRSNFNKHQTTHTRDKSSVPNMHIHK from the exons ATGCCCACCCAGCTCCAGGCTCCTGGAAAGAGTGGAGCTGTCAGCAAAAGAGACCAAGAATTGAAGCCCGGAAAGGACATGCTTGCTGATGTGAATTTACCGCAGAGGCCCCAGGTCTTGGGTTCAGAAGAGCGGGACGGATCATGTGAG GGCTCCGTATCATTTGAGGACGTGACCATAGACTTCAGCAGGGAGGAGTGGCAGCAACTGGACCCTGCCCAGAGACGCCTGTACCAGGATGTGATGCTGGAGATCTACAGCCACCTCTTCTCCGTGG GGTATCGCATTCCCAACCCAGAGATCATTTTCaggatggaaaagagaaaggagcaaTGGATGAGGGAGGCTGAACTCCCACGTCAGAGGTATCACG aAGGGGAGTCTGGGCTTGAAACCCTACAATGGGAAATTTCTGAAACGGCTTCATTTCACAATGAGATGTTGGATGAAGTCACAAGAGATGGCACATGGTGTTCCATTTTAGAAAAGCTGTGGGAAGAAGCTGACCAAACAAAGAGAGATCAGAAAAATCAAAGTAAACCTTCACATCAGGGGGCTTTCCTCAACAAGAAAAAATTGAACACAGAGAGGGACCGTAACTATAAGGACCCTGGAAAAATCATCCATGCGAGGCCCCACCTTGTTTCTTCACAAAAGAGACCTCGTAAACGTTGCTCTCGTGCAAAAAGTTTGAAACCTAACCTAGAAGTAAATCATCAAAATCAAAGCAACACCACAGAATACCTTGATGAGATGGTTGAATCTGGTCAGCTATTCACCCATAGCTCTTCCAGTGCCAGCTGCAAAAATACTCATACAGGAGAGAACTTCTGTGAAGGTAATTCATGTACAAAAGGCTTCGGCCATAAACAGTCATTCACACAACATCAAGTTCACACTCAGGAAAAACCAGATAAGTGCACTGAGTGTGGGAGGGACTTTACCCAGAAGTCACACCTCCTTGAACAACAGAGATTCCATAGTGTAGAAAACCTCCAGGAATGTGGTAAATGTGGGAGAGCCTTCACCCCACAACCAAAACTCGGTGTATATGTGACAGATCATACAGGTAACATACCGTATAtatgtaaggaatgtggaaaagTCTTTGTTCAGAGGCCAGAACTGGTTACACACCAGAAAACTCACACTAGAAAGAAGCCCCATAAATGCcatgaatgtggaaaagcctttttCCAGATGTTATCTCTCTTCAGACATCAGAAAACTCATACTAGAGAAAAACTCTATGAATGCAATGAATGTGGGAAGGGCTTCTCCCAGAATTCAACCCTCAGTATACATCAGAAAATTCATACCGGCGAGCGACAGTACgtatgcagtgaatgtgggaaggccttcaccCAGAAGTCAACACTCAGCTTGCACCAGAGGATCCATTCAGGGGATAAGTCTTATGTGTGTATTGAATGTGGCCAGGCCTTTATCCAGAAGGCACACCTGATTGTACATCAGAGAAGTCACACGGGAGAGAAACCTTATCAGTGCCACAACTGTGGAAAATCCTTCATTTCCAAGTCACAACTTGATATACATCATCGAATCCATACTGgggagaaaccttatgaatgtagTGACTGTGGGAAAACCTTCACCCAAAAGTCACACCTCAACATACACCAGaaaattcacactggagaaagacaCCACgtgtgcagtgaatgtgggaaggccttcaacCAGAAGTCAATACTCAGCATGCATCAGcgaattcacactggagagaagccttaCAAATGCAGTgactgtgggaaagcctttactTCCAAGTCACAATTCAGAGAGCATCAGCggatccacactggagagaaaccctatgtaTGCACTGCATGTGGGAAGGCTTTCAATGGTAGGTCAAATTTCCATAAACATCAGATGACTCACAGTAGAGAGAGAACTTTTGCCTGTTACAAGTGTGGACACACTTTCACCCAGAAATCAGAGCTGATTACACATCAGAGAACTCATATAGGAGAGAAACCTTACGAATGCTGTGACTGTGGGAAGTCCTTCAGTAGGAAACCACAACTCAAAGTGCATCAACGAATCCACACGGGAGAGAGACCTTACATGTGTTCCAAGTGTGGGAAGAGCTTCAACAACAGATCAAATTTTAATAAACACCAAACAACTCATACCAGAGACAAATCTTCAGTTCCtaatatgcatatacataaatga